A part of Leifsonia xyli subsp. xyli str. CTCB07 genomic DNA contains:
- a CDS encoding VirB4-like conjugal transfer ATPase, CD1110 family: MSTPTHSAAPDSSAILPDGQAAAAAPSNGRKRGRGERLRSTKKAALPVPGERRGRSGRTGADSSAAGGVFRSAPKATRDVLGYKTMLPGGIAWLGADEWSMTMRISDINYVAASEAHQESIIDRWARFINGFSAGTRIQETVTNRVLADADVAEMVQKRLQSDPYDTYRDDFNRIVRDKLAYASGNTVTEKYVTVTVQEPDVEKAEATLTRIAHEIEASLQSMDECQAVRLNRTERLEALARVLRPHELFGFTEHGFAGTRRQATADYAAPWGIEVLDKAGPLQFHNGTADTFHQVLWVRDYPVWLSDRLITELTEIKCDLTVSLHLEPYDQVEGMSLVERQIAELEMQTITERKKARKQGIGEDMIPRKLVDALEEGRQLRQELSTSNQKMFSTVMVIGVSADRRATLDQNVKRAMTVIRKQSVKAEILKWMQLGGLTTELPIGRRAIPMRRTLTTASAAILVPFTTQELLVPGGIWYGVNAQSSNAVVADRTATVNGNGFLLGTSGSGKSQFGKNEITQIILDRPEDDVIIIDPEREYEPCVQAFNGATARIHAGSPHSVNPMDIELDIAVSDGDPILAKSNFVLAALDHLIGRASGLTAAQRSVADRVTVGLYRKYAAERGAMPTFVELREGLLATGDPIGHQLAASLEIYTVGSLGGFAQRTNVDLNSRVVSWDISQLGSELKSFGMMVVLDQIWSRVARNRAAGRRTWLYIDEFHLLLVDRFISEYFRALWARARKWGLIATGITQNIEAVLAHEDARLMLAKSDFLALLSQNPVDAETLVDLLRFSAEQRRRFTNVLPGQGLLRSGGRVIPFDGRIPEDALLYRLFSTKFGEANG, from the coding sequence ATGTCGACACCTACACACAGCGCAGCGCCGGACTCGTCCGCGATTCTGCCGGACGGGCAGGCCGCCGCAGCCGCGCCCTCGAACGGGCGCAAGCGCGGACGCGGCGAACGCTTACGGAGCACGAAGAAAGCCGCGCTGCCCGTCCCGGGAGAGCGGCGAGGGCGAAGCGGCAGAACCGGCGCTGACAGCTCGGCTGCGGGCGGCGTATTCAGATCGGCGCCGAAAGCCACCAGGGATGTCCTCGGCTACAAAACCATGCTGCCGGGCGGGATCGCATGGCTCGGCGCGGACGAGTGGTCGATGACGATGCGGATCTCGGACATTAACTACGTCGCCGCGTCCGAGGCGCATCAGGAGTCGATCATCGACCGGTGGGCCCGGTTCATTAACGGCTTTAGCGCCGGGACTCGCATTCAGGAGACGGTCACCAACCGGGTGCTGGCTGATGCGGATGTCGCTGAGATGGTGCAGAAAAGGCTCCAGAGCGACCCGTACGACACGTACCGGGACGATTTCAACCGCATCGTGCGCGACAAGCTCGCCTACGCCAGCGGGAACACCGTCACCGAGAAGTATGTGACGGTCACCGTGCAGGAGCCGGATGTAGAGAAAGCGGAAGCGACCTTGACGCGGATCGCGCATGAGATCGAGGCTTCTCTGCAGAGCATGGATGAGTGCCAGGCGGTGCGACTGAATCGCACCGAACGGTTGGAAGCGCTGGCGCGTGTGCTGCGCCCGCACGAATTGTTCGGCTTCACCGAGCATGGCTTCGCCGGCACACGCCGCCAGGCCACCGCCGACTACGCTGCACCGTGGGGGATCGAGGTCCTGGACAAGGCCGGCCCGCTGCAGTTCCACAATGGGACCGCAGATACGTTTCATCAGGTGCTCTGGGTGCGGGATTACCCGGTGTGGCTCTCCGACCGTCTCATCACGGAACTGACCGAGATCAAATGCGATCTGACCGTGTCATTGCATCTGGAACCGTATGACCAGGTCGAGGGAATGAGCCTTGTGGAGCGGCAGATCGCCGAGCTGGAGATGCAGACCATCACCGAGCGGAAGAAGGCGAGGAAGCAGGGAATCGGGGAGGACATGATTCCCCGCAAGCTCGTCGACGCGCTGGAGGAAGGCCGCCAGCTGCGCCAGGAGTTGTCGACGTCGAACCAGAAAATGTTCAGCACCGTCATGGTCATCGGCGTCAGCGCCGACAGAAGGGCGACGCTGGACCAGAACGTGAAGCGTGCCATGACGGTCATCCGCAAGCAGTCCGTGAAAGCGGAGATCCTTAAGTGGATGCAACTGGGCGGTCTGACAACCGAGCTGCCGATCGGGCGCCGGGCGATCCCGATGCGCCGTACCTTGACCACGGCGTCCGCGGCGATCCTGGTCCCGTTCACCACCCAGGAGCTCCTTGTCCCCGGCGGCATCTGGTATGGGGTCAACGCCCAATCTTCAAACGCCGTGGTCGCTGACCGCACCGCGACCGTCAACGGAAATGGGTTCCTCCTTGGCACGTCCGGGTCGGGGAAGTCTCAGTTCGGCAAGAACGAGATCACTCAGATCATCCTCGATCGGCCCGAGGACGACGTCATCATCATCGACCCCGAACGGGAGTACGAACCCTGCGTGCAGGCGTTCAACGGCGCCACAGCCCGCATCCACGCCGGCAGCCCCCACTCGGTGAACCCGATGGACATCGAATTGGACATCGCCGTAAGCGACGGTGACCCGATCCTGGCCAAGAGCAACTTCGTCCTGGCCGCGCTCGACCATCTGATCGGAAGAGCCTCCGGTCTCACCGCCGCCCAACGCAGCGTCGCCGACCGGGTCACCGTCGGCTTGTATCGGAAGTACGCCGCCGAGCGTGGGGCGATGCCGACCTTCGTTGAGTTGCGTGAGGGGCTGCTCGCAACCGGCGATCCCATCGGGCATCAGCTTGCAGCATCGTTGGAGATCTACACCGTCGGCTCGTTGGGCGGTTTTGCGCAGCGTACCAACGTGGACTTGAACTCGCGGGTGGTGTCGTGGGACATCAGCCAGCTCGGCAGCGAGCTCAAAAGCTTCGGCATGATGGTCGTCCTCGACCAGATTTGGTCGCGGGTGGCGCGGAACCGTGCTGCCGGGCGACGCACCTGGCTGTACATCGACGAGTTCCATCTGCTGCTGGTCGACCGGTTCATCAGCGAGTACTTCCGTGCGCTGTGGGCGCGCGCCCGCAAATGGGGGCTGATCGCAACCGGCATCACTCAGAACATCGAAGCAGTCCTCGCCCACGAGGACGCCCGCCTGATGCTCGCGAAATCGGACTTCCTCGCGCTCCTGAGCCAGAACCCGGTCGACGCTGAAACCCTCGTCGACCTACTGCGCTTCAGCGCGGAGCAGCGTCGACGGTTCACCAACGTCCTGCCCGGACAGGGTCTGCTGCGCAGCGGCGGACGGGTGATCCCCTTCGACGGCAGAATCCCGGAGGACGCTCTCTTATACCGGCTGTTCTCGACCAAGTTCGGTGAGGCGAACGGATGA
- a CDS encoding integrase core domain-containing protein: MGLWERQRADHDVTGLIHHSDDGVQYRAIRYTERLAEADAVASVGSRGDSYDNAMAEAFNSLFKTECIRNPVIRPKGGWASVRDVEIAAAEYIDWFNHRRLHGEIGQVPPVEFEAAHWASHQTVSYVGEQGPVGASSR, from the coding sequence ATGGGTCTCTGGGAGCGCCAGCGGGCAGATCATGACGTCACTGGCCTGATTCATCACAGTGATGATGGAGTCCAGTATCGAGCGATTCGCTACACCGAGCGGCTCGCCGAGGCCGACGCGGTCGCCTCCGTCGGATCCAGGGGCGACAGCTACGACAACGCGATGGCCGAGGCGTTCAACTCGCTATTCAAAACCGAGTGCATCCGCAACCCTGTCATCCGACCGAAGGGCGGGTGGGCGTCGGTCCGGGACGTCGAGATCGCGGCCGCCGAGTATATCGATTGGTTCAACCACCGACGCCTGCACGGCGAGATTGGGCAGGTCCCGCCCGTCGAGTTCGAGGCCGCGCACTGGGCATCCCACCAGACCGTCAGCTACGTTGGAGAACAGGGTCCAGTCGGAGCCAGTTCCAGATAA
- a CDS encoding PDDEXK nuclease domain-containing protein, protein MNQLRSRLGAAPANFQAQLESADAAQAQSLAKDPFVFDFLGLKPWVAERDLEQALLDRIVETLRELGPGFTFAVRQMRFDVGGDEYILDLLFFHTIQLRYVVVELKIGRFEPEYAGKLGFYVELVDERLRQPSHAPTVGILLCNGKNEVSSATPYAARLSQWRSPLTPTSRCLPTSGRLYPMPTSSPTPLARSTLPATGLGVVLDVRVRSSHRTWSVGTNQQPVPAIASWRVHTRTVDPHQKPPRPTQFQLCETGRVRSSGYLRGPLARSVTPGSQTCRDVRCWRSCRGHRRRSHRAW, encoded by the coding sequence ATGAACCAGCTGAGGTCCCGGCTCGGAGCTGCACCGGCCAATTTTCAGGCCCAGCTTGAGTCTGCCGACGCCGCTCAGGCGCAGAGCCTGGCCAAAGACCCGTTCGTATTCGACTTCCTGGGTCTGAAGCCATGGGTCGCCGAGCGCGACCTTGAGCAAGCGCTCCTGGACCGCATCGTTGAGACGCTGCGCGAGCTCGGCCCCGGGTTCACCTTCGCCGTCCGCCAAATGCGATTCGACGTTGGTGGCGACGAATACATCCTCGATCTTCTGTTCTTTCACACGATTCAGCTGCGCTATGTCGTTGTCGAGCTCAAGATCGGCCGGTTTGAACCCGAGTACGCGGGCAAGCTCGGCTTCTACGTCGAACTCGTCGACGAACGACTACGACAGCCGTCCCACGCACCCACCGTCGGCATCCTGCTATGCAACGGGAAGAATGAAGTGTCGTCCGCTACGCCCTACGCGGCACGGCTCAGCCAATGGCGATCTCCACTTACACCTACGAGTCGCTGCCTGCCGACGAGCGGAAGGCTCTACCCGATGCCAACAAGCTCACCCACGCCCTTGGCCCGTTCAACCCTACCGGCAACAGGGCTGGGTGTTGTTCTGGATGTTCGGGTCCGGTCGTCTCACCGAACTTGGAGCGTCGGCACCAACCAGCAACCCGTACCAGCCATCGCCAGTTGGAGGGTCCACACCCGCACCGTGGACCCTCACCAGAAACCGCCCCGCCCCACACAATTCCAGTTGTGCGAGACGGGGCGGGTTAGGTCGTCCGGTTATCTGAGAGGCCCGTTGGCAAGGAGTGTAACGCCGGGCTCACAAACCTGTCGCGATGTTAGGTGTTGGCGGAGTTGTAGAGGTCATAGACGTCGTTCCCATCGGGCGTGGTGA
- the mobC gene encoding plasmid mobilization protein: MEAVNRSRPVRKILSFSAAEWERVERRIRLVGARSFEAFARQVVLEGEVRVTAIAFDPAEMRVALSRIGNNVNQIAALANTEENATFEQVQAVRKLLVELQGVVTHAVDTVEARS, encoded by the coding sequence GTGGAGGCGGTGAATCGTTCGCGTCCAGTGCGGAAGATTTTGTCGTTCTCTGCTGCGGAATGGGAGCGGGTCGAGCGGCGAATCCGGTTGGTGGGGGCGCGGTCGTTCGAGGCGTTCGCTCGGCAAGTGGTGCTTGAGGGTGAGGTGCGGGTGACGGCGATCGCGTTTGACCCGGCCGAGATGCGGGTGGCGTTGTCCCGGATCGGGAACAACGTGAACCAGATCGCCGCGCTTGCGAACACCGAAGAGAATGCGACGTTTGAGCAGGTGCAAGCGGTTCGTAAGTTGCTCGTGGAACTGCAGGGCGTAGTCACTCACGCGGTCGATACCGTTGAGGCTCGCAGCTGA
- a CDS encoding IS3 family transposase, translating to MKPICRVLTDAGTQIAPSTYYAGKGRPASARAVRDAGLTEDIRVVRKANLGVYGARKVHAALKREGIEVARCTVERLMRQEGIAGIRRDKTRRTTFGDGAETDRPADLVKRAFTASAPNQLWVADLTYIPTHAGWVYAAFVLDVFSRRVVGWQVSTNLRTESCAGRA from the coding sequence ATGAAGCCGATCTGCCGCGTGCTGACTGACGCGGGTACGCAGATCGCCCCGAGCACCTACTACGCCGGCAAGGGCCGTCCGGCGTCCGCGCGGGCGGTCAGGGACGCAGGACTGACCGAGGATATCCGCGTCGTCCGCAAGGCGAACCTCGGCGTCTACGGTGCGCGGAAGGTCCACGCCGCCCTGAAGCGTGAGGGCATCGAGGTCGCGCGCTGCACGGTCGAGCGGCTGATGCGGCAGGAAGGAATCGCAGGGATCCGCCGGGACAAGACCCGCCGCACCACGTTCGGCGACGGGGCGGAGACTGACCGGCCCGCCGACCTGGTCAAGCGCGCGTTCACCGCGTCCGCGCCGAACCAACTCTGGGTCGCGGATCTGACCTATATCCCCACCCACGCCGGCTGGGTTTACGCCGCGTTCGTCCTGGACGTATTCTCCCGCCGTGTCGTGGGCTGGCAGGTGAGCACGAACTTGCGCACCGAATCTTGCGCTGGACGTGCTTGA
- a CDS encoding trypsin-like serine peptidase produces the protein MKIPHRAVRTGATAFVLLSGLVAGVSVPSAARAATEPVSSGDIIHSAPGHRLPRNAPANGDVIDTLGHWTPERMRSAIPIEDSLVERGASTRSHTTTTKSANGRSPIVVNPVEPTESATSNEPPQAMSSVGKLFFDGPDGNSYVCSGAVVTSRSGNLVHTAGHCVYEAKKGWMKNFFFVPSYTDGTGPHGGWNGDIASTFTAWADDEDYSHDQAFISFYPHTEGISMQQYFGGNGLMFNGGTSRTGVTIYGYPAADPYHGNIQYYCSGETSWVWFTSDTRMGCPMTGGSSGGPWYASLTDDHVGMIYAVTSRGGKNIFGTPYLITTPDGNDVYDLYNSANT, from the coding sequence ATGAAGATTCCCCATCGAGCGGTGCGAACTGGCGCAACTGCCTTCGTGCTACTGAGTGGTCTTGTGGCTGGGGTCAGCGTCCCGAGCGCAGCTCGAGCCGCAACCGAGCCGGTTTCCTCCGGCGACATCATTCATTCCGCTCCTGGTCATCGCCTTCCGCGAAACGCGCCCGCGAATGGTGACGTCATCGACACGCTCGGTCATTGGACTCCCGAGAGGATGCGCTCGGCCATTCCCATCGAGGATAGCCTCGTCGAGCGCGGCGCGAGCACCCGCAGTCACACCACCACTACCAAATCGGCGAACGGGCGTTCGCCGATCGTGGTGAACCCTGTGGAACCAACCGAGAGTGCCACGTCGAACGAACCACCCCAGGCGATGTCGAGCGTGGGAAAACTGTTCTTCGATGGTCCCGACGGCAACAGCTACGTGTGCAGCGGCGCCGTCGTCACTAGTCGCAGCGGCAACCTGGTCCACACCGCGGGACATTGTGTTTATGAGGCCAAGAAGGGATGGATGAAGAACTTCTTCTTCGTCCCCAGCTACACAGACGGAACGGGACCGCACGGAGGGTGGAATGGCGATATCGCCTCCACCTTCACCGCCTGGGCTGACGACGAAGACTACTCACACGATCAGGCTTTTATCTCGTTCTACCCTCACACCGAGGGCATATCGATGCAACAGTACTTCGGCGGGAACGGCCTCATGTTCAACGGCGGTACCAGCCGCACTGGGGTGACCATCTACGGTTACCCGGCCGCAGATCCGTATCACGGCAACATTCAGTACTACTGCTCGGGAGAAACCAGCTGGGTTTGGTTCACGTCAGACACCAGGATGGGCTGTCCGATGACCGGCGGCTCCTCTGGTGGCCCCTGGTACGCATCTCTTACCGACGACCACGTCGGCATGATCTATGCCGTCACGTCTCGTGGAGGGAAGAACATTTTCGGGACCCCATACCTGATCACCACGCCCGATGGGAACGACGTCTATGACCTCTACAACTCCGCCAACACCTAA
- a CDS encoding relaxase/mobilization nuclease domain-containing protein has translation MVRDEVTRRGLWVSTNAAVIDPSDYLAVAGEVWRTTSQLAVRSPQTGTVQAHHVIQSFDPSQEHDLNTVHNVGARLADAITAGENEYLVATHVDAYPVVNHIIFNAVSFETGRRYRVQKSTLARIRQVSNELCVTEGWRGSAALLSVFWGGGR, from the coding sequence GTGGTGCGCGATGAAGTGACCCGGCGGGGTCTGTGGGTTTCTACCAACGCTGCGGTGATTGATCCATCTGACTATCTGGCAGTGGCAGGCGAGGTTTGGCGCACAACGAGCCAGCTAGCGGTGAGGTCTCCGCAGACTGGCACAGTGCAGGCTCATCACGTGATTCAATCGTTTGACCCGTCGCAAGAGCACGATTTGAACACCGTTCATAATGTCGGCGCGCGGTTAGCCGATGCGATTACAGCCGGTGAGAACGAGTATCTGGTAGCTACCCACGTCGATGCGTACCCGGTGGTGAATCACATCATCTTCAACGCAGTCAGCTTCGAGACCGGTCGCCGATACCGGGTACAGAAGAGCACTCTGGCGCGGATTCGGCAGGTCTCGAACGAGTTATGTGTCACAGAAGGGTGGCGGGGTTCTGCCGCGCTACTCTCCGTTTTCTGGGGCGGCGGTCGCTGA
- a CDS encoding relaxase/mobilization nuclease domain-containing protein, translating to MSTSAAVINPSDFKAVAREFERTARRKAITAPRKGSVLAHHVIQSFPPGEAISANRAHQLGVQLAEQVTGGEHEYMIATHLDKGHVHNHIIFNAINFETGRKFHTDKHTIGKIRDLSDALCKAEGLSVLPPLQKPAAGRSFADIYRVMKGDRGKEYLRTEIDKAACRATSWNDFEAILARAGIEISVRGGRNGTVSFREISMSRPVRDFRLGAAYTEQSIMTLMSKSVVNMVGVDVSMVVKESLDTITVTVPGTQRELQLTVAKRQVVRHGRTLRMYVPAEEPQRLAYKNGNLTRTVTTAELYEFFSEPDLAAAFDGGKRKNTDTSLLAGCTPAIAALRELEERVNAKARWMRPDMLDATTALAQAREHLKEQRMTYQTVMVAAAEAMADPNGNPYQLEGLKAELRIIERDMATVSTDIRALTVLTTDEAKASIAERIGTTLTTSTAAAEPTAAAVTLERTDRAEHTEQQAAEESPVAGRRSAGAASVPAGTH from the coding sequence GTGTCCACCAGCGCGGCCGTCATCAACCCGTCCGATTTCAAAGCGGTTGCCCGAGAGTTCGAGCGGACGGCGAGACGGAAGGCGATCACCGCGCCGCGAAAAGGGTCCGTGCTGGCGCATCACGTGATCCAGTCCTTTCCTCCTGGTGAAGCGATTTCCGCAAACCGGGCGCACCAGCTGGGTGTACAACTTGCGGAGCAAGTCACCGGAGGCGAACACGAATACATGATCGCGACCCATCTGGATAAGGGTCACGTCCACAACCACATCATCTTCAACGCCATCAACTTCGAAACCGGGCGGAAGTTCCACACCGACAAACACACCATCGGCAAAATCCGGGACTTGTCGGATGCGCTGTGCAAAGCAGAGGGGTTGAGTGTTCTTCCGCCGTTGCAGAAGCCGGCTGCCGGACGGTCGTTCGCCGACATCTACCGGGTGATGAAGGGCGACCGCGGCAAGGAATACTTGCGAACGGAGATTGACAAGGCCGCCTGCCGTGCCACCAGTTGGAACGACTTCGAAGCGATCCTCGCCCGCGCCGGCATCGAAATCAGTGTGCGCGGTGGCCGCAATGGCACGGTCTCGTTCCGGGAGATTTCGATGAGCCGGCCGGTGCGCGACTTCCGACTCGGCGCCGCTTACACCGAACAGTCGATCATGACCCTTATGTCCAAGAGCGTGGTCAACATGGTCGGCGTCGACGTGTCGATGGTCGTCAAGGAGTCGCTGGACACCATCACTGTCACTGTCCCCGGCACGCAACGTGAGTTGCAGCTCACGGTCGCGAAGCGGCAGGTCGTGCGTCACGGCCGCACCTTGCGCATGTACGTTCCCGCGGAGGAACCGCAACGGCTCGCGTACAAGAACGGTAACCTGACCAGGACCGTGACGACGGCTGAGTTGTATGAGTTCTTCTCCGAGCCCGACCTAGCTGCGGCGTTCGACGGCGGGAAACGGAAGAACACTGACACCAGTCTGCTCGCCGGGTGTACGCCGGCGATCGCCGCGTTGCGCGAGCTCGAGGAGCGTGTGAACGCGAAGGCCCGGTGGATGCGACCGGACATGCTCGACGCCACTACGGCGCTCGCCCAGGCGCGCGAGCACCTGAAAGAGCAACGGATGACGTATCAGACGGTGATGGTCGCCGCTGCGGAAGCGATGGCGGACCCGAACGGCAATCCCTACCAGCTGGAGGGGCTGAAGGCGGAGCTGCGGATCATCGAACGCGACATGGCCACCGTCAGCACCGACATTCGAGCGCTCACCGTCCTCACCACTGACGAAGCGAAAGCGTCCATCGCCGAACGCATCGGCACCACACTCACCACCTCCACCGCGGCCGCTGAACCGACCGCGGCTGCCGTCACCCTGGAGCGCACTGACCGGGCGGAGCACACGGAGCAGCAGGCGGCGGAAGAGTCGCCGGTCGCCGGTCGACGCTCGGCCGGCGCGGCGTCTGTCCCTGCAGGAACGCATTGA
- a CDS encoding VirD4-like conjugal transfer protein, CD1115 family gives MKDLRRQDVGHAATDHLGRLSLSRRSQRLIGDARAGTSGKPPALPSAAKTFGKTVTYGSKAAGAGARAAREDEDPQERAHHRPGAPRGVGRRLIPKTSETKKSLVAGARDGRASIRTQRHGAGAVRGALTAGRKQAKTAQFVRSAGATASRTAVVAGRAAAAAGNTARAVAAAAASVIGSTPILAAATVVIVAAMVALVAVAWLLPAAQQAQGTGEDSGSFAMADDYPYKGMYSEDDMSPLGYAYGNCTDFVAWRINRDAGGGAAPWKLTWKDLTPQGGNGADWGNIGNLPGWTYTRRPVPGDVISIRRAGVLGSSTSAVGHVGYVGAVDGSGTVTIENYGHGRYFLTAAFLAQLDDPETGLAQLTETIIANTTGEKDNGGDGFWERAERALLTALTAYVWATTAHTGSTEPNLPGVLDLQKGMQGSEENKDEMTSETDLRFAAAREIVAEWHSNPNPDDDPAVMKVLDFACRQYRIYEQGPAETRMSVVISLGVRLALLDMHDVRTILTTDDLAIDRIGYERTALFLQIPDTHHIFKFISAMFWQTLFSLTVYQADHEKTGHLPELLHMFLDEFANIGKIPAFEQVMATIRSRGISASIIMQSRSQGKTLFGDAWAGVENNCDTKLFLGGDEEQTTKWVSQLLGYQTIVTSEYSESRGSHGSWSKSMRVTKRELMMPDEIGRLPDDEAILKIRGMNPFRSKKLAV, from the coding sequence ATGAAGGATCTCCGCCGGCAAGACGTCGGCCACGCCGCCACCGACCACCTGGGCCGGCTCAGCCTGAGCAGGCGATCGCAACGGCTCATCGGCGACGCCCGGGCGGGCACCTCAGGTAAGCCGCCTGCCCTCCCGTCCGCCGCCAAAACGTTCGGCAAGACGGTCACGTATGGCTCCAAAGCCGCCGGTGCCGGGGCTCGGGCCGCCAGGGAGGACGAAGACCCGCAGGAGCGGGCGCACCATCGCCCGGGCGCGCCGCGGGGGGTCGGGCGGCGGTTGATTCCGAAGACATCGGAGACGAAGAAGAGCCTTGTCGCCGGCGCAAGGGACGGGCGGGCATCGATTCGCACGCAACGTCACGGGGCGGGCGCAGTCCGCGGCGCACTCACTGCCGGGCGCAAGCAAGCCAAAACGGCGCAGTTCGTCCGCAGCGCAGGGGCCACTGCGTCCCGGACTGCGGTGGTCGCCGGGCGCGCTGCCGCCGCGGCCGGCAACACTGCCCGGGCTGTCGCTGCCGCGGCCGCCAGCGTGATTGGCTCCACCCCGATCCTGGCGGCCGCGACAGTTGTCATCGTGGCGGCGATGGTAGCGCTCGTGGCCGTCGCATGGCTGCTGCCCGCCGCTCAGCAGGCGCAGGGAACCGGGGAGGATTCTGGGTCGTTCGCGATGGCCGATGACTACCCGTACAAGGGCATGTACTCCGAAGACGACATGTCTCCTCTCGGTTACGCGTATGGGAACTGCACCGACTTCGTGGCCTGGCGGATCAACCGGGACGCCGGCGGCGGCGCCGCGCCGTGGAAGCTCACGTGGAAGGACCTGACCCCGCAGGGTGGGAACGGGGCTGACTGGGGCAACATCGGTAACCTGCCCGGCTGGACCTACACTCGCCGTCCTGTTCCCGGCGACGTCATCTCGATCAGACGAGCCGGCGTCTTGGGGTCCTCCACCAGCGCCGTCGGCCACGTCGGCTACGTCGGCGCTGTCGACGGGTCCGGGACGGTCACCATCGAAAACTACGGCCATGGCCGCTATTTCCTCACCGCCGCCTTCCTCGCCCAGCTCGACGACCCGGAGACCGGGCTCGCGCAGCTCACCGAGACGATCATCGCGAACACGACGGGGGAGAAGGACAACGGCGGTGACGGGTTCTGGGAACGTGCCGAGCGCGCCCTGCTGACCGCCCTCACCGCCTACGTGTGGGCCACCACTGCGCACACCGGCTCCACGGAACCGAACTTACCCGGTGTCCTCGACCTGCAGAAGGGGATGCAGGGCAGTGAGGAGAACAAGGACGAGATGACCAGCGAAACCGATCTACGATTCGCGGCCGCCCGAGAGATCGTCGCTGAATGGCACAGCAACCCGAACCCGGACGATGACCCGGCCGTGATGAAGGTGCTGGACTTCGCATGCCGGCAGTACCGCATCTACGAGCAGGGCCCCGCCGAAACCCGGATGAGCGTCGTCATCTCCCTCGGCGTGCGCCTCGCGCTGCTGGACATGCACGACGTTCGAACCATACTCACAACCGACGACCTCGCCATCGACCGAATCGGGTACGAGCGCACCGCGCTGTTCCTGCAGATCCCGGACACCCACCACATCTTCAAATTCATCTCGGCCATGTTCTGGCAGACCCTCTTCAGCCTCACCGTCTACCAGGCCGACCACGAGAAGACCGGGCACCTGCCAGAGCTGCTGCACATGTTCCTCGACGAGTTCGCGAACATCGGCAAGATCCCCGCCTTCGAGCAAGTCATGGCCACGATCCGTTCTCGGGGCATCAGCGCCAGCATTATCATGCAGTCCCGTTCCCAGGGCAAGACCCTCTTCGGTGACGCGTGGGCGGGCGTGGAGAACAACTGCGACACGAAACTCTTCCTCGGTGGCGACGAAGAACAGACCACCAAATGGGTGTCCCAGCTGCTCGGCTACCAGACGATCGTCACCTCGGAGTACTCCGAAAGCCGCGGCTCCCACGGCTCCTGGTCCAAGTCGATGCGGGTCACCAAACGCGAGCTGATGATGCCCGACGAAATCGGCCGGCTCCCCGATGATGAAGCGATCTTGAAGATCCGCGGAATGAACCCGTTCCGATCCAAAAAACTCGCCGTCTGA